In the Buchnera aphidicola (Periphyllus lyropictus) genome, CTATTCAAGTTTCTGAAGCTTTTTCTTTATTTTCTAAGTATATTTTTTCTGTTAAAGTATTACCTTTATACGGAGGGCAAAGATATGATTTACAATTAAAAGCTTTAAGAAAAGGACCACAAATAGTTGTAGGAACTCCAGGAAGATTATTAGATCATTTAAAAAGAAGAACATTAAATTTTTCTAAATTAAAATATTTAATTTTAGATGAAGCTGACGAAATGTTAAGAATGGGTTTTATCGATGATGTAGAAACAATTCTTTCTAAAATACCAAAATTACGTCAAACTGCTTTATTTTCAGCTACTATGCCTGAAGTAATTAAAAGAATTTCTCGTAGATTTATGAAAAATCCAAAAGAAATAAGAATTAATTCAAGTATTACTAATAGACCAAATATTAATCAGAACTATTGGTTGGTTCATGGAAAAAAAACTGATGCGTTAATTCGTTTTTTAGAAACAGAAAATTTTTCAGCTACAATTATTTTTGTACGTACTAAAAATTCTACAGTAGAAGTTTCAGAAGTATTAGAAAAAAATGGTTACAATAGTGCTGCGTTAAATGGAGATATGAATCAATCATTAAGAGAAAAAACTTTAGATCGATTAAAAAATGGAAAATTAGATATATTAATTGCTACTGATGTTGCGGCAAGAGGTTTAGATGTAGATCGAATTAGTTTTGTTATTAATTATGATGTTCCTATGGATGCTGAATCTTATGTTCATAGAATTGGAAGAACAGGTCGTGCAGGAAGAGAAGGAAAAGCTTTGATGTTTGTAGAATATAAGGAAATAAGGTTATTAAAAAATATTGAGAGAATGGTTAAACAATCTATTAAAGAAGTTTTATTACCTAATGTAGAATTATTAAGCAAATATCGTTTAGAAAGTTTTTCAAAAAAAGTAAAAAAAGAATTAAATAGTCCAGATTTAAAAAAATATCAATTACTTTTAAAAAAAATTAATTTAGAACATTCGGTTAGTCTTGAAGATTTATCAGCAGCTCTTTTAAAAATGGCTCAAGGTGAACGAGTGTTAATTTTAAAAAAAGATAAAAAAGTAATAAATGTTAGAGAACGTTTTATTTTAAATAATAAAAAAAGAAATGTTTCTTTTAGAAAAAAAAATACATTTATAAATTCTCGAAAAGAGAATAATATGAAAGTTTATAAATTAGAATTAGGACGTTTAGATAAAATAGAAGTTCGTCATATTGTTGGTGCAATTGCTAACGAAGGAAAAATTAGTAATAAAGATATTGGAAATGTAAAAATATTTTCTTCTTATTCTACTATTGAATTGCCAAAAAAATTTATTAAAAAAGGAATGTTAGATAATTTTAAAAAAACTAAAATTTTTAATAAATTTATTAATTTAAAAGAAATTAATAAATTTAATTTTTCTAATAATTTTAAATTTATTAAAAAAAAATCTCGTTCAAATTTTAATAAAAAAAATTTTAATTCTACTGTTAATCGTAATTTTTATATTAAAAATTCTCGAAAAAATAAATCTAGATCTAATTATTTTAATATTCGTTCAAAAAATAAATAAATTTCATATATATTTTTTATATAAAAAAATATTAATTTATATAGAATTAAAGAGCGCACTTTAAAATATATATTAGTGCACTCTTTAATATTTTTTTATTTTTTTTTATATGCTATCGCTTCAATTTCAATTTTTACATTTTTTGGTAGTTTTGATACTTCTACACATGATCTTGCAGGAAAAATAAATATTTTTTTATTTATAAAAAATTTTTCATATTCGTAATTAATATTATTAATTTTATTTAAATTAGTAGTAAAAATAGTTGTTTTTATTATGTCTTTTATTTTAAATTTTGCTTTTTTAAGTATTATTTCAATATTTTTTAAAATTAAATTAGTTTGATTAGAAATTTTTTTAGGAATTGTATTTAGAATAGGATGAATAGGAATTTGTCCAGAAATCATTAAAAATCCATTTTTTTTTATTGCTTGTGAATAAGGTCCTATTGGATTTGGAGCATTTTTAGAATAAATTTTCATAAAATTATTTTTTTTTAAATTAATAAATATAGATATTTTTTTAAGAATTATTAAATTTTTAATAAATTTTATAAATATTTTTTTAAAAATTTTTTAAAATTTAAAATTAAAATTTATAAATTTTTTAAATAGAAAAATTTTTTAATAAAGTGTTTATTAATAAAGATTTTACGATATGTAAACGATTTTCAGATTGTTGAAAAATTATTTTTTTGTTTATTTTAAAGACTTTATTAGTTATTTCTACACCATTTTTTAAATTAAATTTTTTAATAATTTTTTTTCCAAAAGTTGTTTTTTTATTATGTAAAGCAGGTAAACAATGAAAAACTTTTATAAAAGGATTATTTGTTAATTTTAATATTTCTTCATTAACTTGATAATTTTTTAATAAATTTATTTTTTGTTCTTGTTTTTCTATTTTTTCTCCCATAGAAATCCAAACATCTGTATATATTAAATCAACATTTTTAATTCCAATTTCTATATTTTCTGTCATAAAAATATTTTTTTTATTTTTATTTATATTAATATTATATTTTTTAAAAAACTTTTTTTTAGGTAAATATTTTTTATTAGAAATTAAATTTAAACGAAATTTAAATAAATTAGATGCTTCTATAAGAGAATTTGAAATATTATTTTTAGCATCTCCAATATAAGCTATTTTAATTTTTTTTATTGGTTTATTATAAAAAATTTCTTGTATTGTTAATAAATCAGATACAATTTGAGTAGGATGAAAATAATTTGTTAAACCATTCCATACAGGAATTTTAGAATATTTAGCAAGTTTTTCAATAATTTTATGTGAATTTCCTCTATATAAGATTCCATCATATAATTTTCCTAATGTTTCAGCTGTATCTTCAATAGATTCTTTATATCCTATATGAGTGTTTTTATTTCCTAAATATGTTGTTTTTGCTCCTTGATCAAATGCTGCAACTTCAAAAGAACATCTAGTTCTAGTAGATTCTTTTTCAAAAATTAAAACAATATTTTTTTTTTTTAAAAGTTTTTTTTCTTTATTTATTAATTTTTTAAATTTTAATATTTTTGCATTATTTATTAATAAAGAAATATCTTTTAAATTAAAATCACATAATCTTAAAAAATTTCTTAAATAAAAAGGAGTCATAATTTTTTTTTACCAAAATATAATTAATAAATTTAATTATTTTTTATGTTATTTATTTTTTAATTATTTTTAATTTTAATTTTATTAAAAAAAATCACTATTTTTTTATTTTAACATAATATTTTTTTAAAATTTATTTATTAAAAAATAAAAAATTTTTAATAGATAAATTTTAATTATATATAAAAAACGATGTATAATTAAAAAATAAAGACTATTTTTATAAAAAATGTTATTTTTTTATAATATAATTATAGGTAAATTTTAACTTAAAATATATAAATTTTTTTATTTTTTAAGGATTTTTTTATGAAAGTTATACCTTATTTAAAAAATACAAAAATATTTAACAATAATTGTATTTTTTTTGGAATATATGAAGATGAAAATATTTTAGAACTATTTAAAGAAATAAATATAAATAATGAAGAAAATATTAAAAAAGTGTTTGAAATAAATAATTGGAAAGATAATTTTGGAAAGTTTATTACATTATATAATTTTTTTAATTTTTCTTATGATCGAATAGTTTTTATTAATTTAGGTTTAAAAAAGAAAAAAAAAATAAATTTTGTAAAAATTTTTAAGAAAATTTTTATTTTTTCAAAAGAAAATAATGTAAAAAATATTTATATAAATATTTCAAATTCTGTTTTATTTTTAAATAATTTATATTGGAATATAAGAAATTTAATAGATTCTTTTTATAACGTTTATTATAATTTTAATGTTTATAAAAAAGAAATTAAAAAAAATTTAAAAAAAATATTTATTAAGATAAAAAATAAAAAAGATTTTTATTTGTTTAATAAATCAGTAAAACATAGTTTATCTATTTCTAAATCTATAAAATTAACTAAAAATATTAGTAATCTTCCTCCTAATATTTGTAATCCAAAATACTTAATTAAATGTGCTAAAAAACTTTCAAAAAAATATTCTAATTTTATTAAAATTGATATTATTAATGAAAAATATATGAAAAAATTAAATATGAACGCTTTTCTTTCTGTTTCTAAGGGTTCAAAAAATAAATCATATATAGCAATAATGCATTATAAAAATCCTAATTATATTTTAAATAATCAACCATTTATTTTAATAGGTAAAGGAGTAACTTTTGATTCTGGAGGAATTTCTATTAAACCGTCATATTTAATGGATGAAATGAAATATGATATGTGTGGAGCTTCTTCTGTTATTGGAATTATAGATTCTATTTCTTCTTTAAATCTTCCTTTAAACGTTATAGGAATTTTAGCTTCTTGTGAAAATATGCCTGATGGAAATTCATTTAGACCTGGAGATGTTATTAAAACAATGTCTGGAAAAACAGTAGAAATATTAAATACTGATGCAGAAGGAAGATTAATTTTATGCGATATTTTAACTTATGTGGAACGTTTTAAACCGAAAGTTGTAATTGATATAGCGACTTTAACTGGATCTTGTGTATCAACTTTAGGTAATGCAGCAAGTGGTTTATTTTCTAATAACAAAATTTTATTAAAAGAAATAATAAATGCTTCAAAAAATATTGATGATAAAGTTTGGAGTTTACCAAATTTTAAAGTATATAAAAAATCTTTAAAATCAAATTTTGCTGATTTGTCTAATATAGGAGGAAAAAATTCTGGAGCTAGTACAGCTTCTTATTTTTTATCATATTTTGCAAAAAAATATAAATGGGCTCATTTAGATATTGCTGGAACTGCTTGGAATAATGGAAATAAAAAAGGTTCTACAGGAAAACCTGTAAAATTATTATTACAATATTTTTTAAATTTTATAAAAAAAAATAAATAAAATTTTTTTTATATTTTTTTAAAAATATTTTAAAAATTTATATAATTTGTATAAATTTTTTGAAAAAAATTTATGTATAATATATAAATATACGATTTATAAAATTATCTTATTTAAAATATAAAAATGAAAAAAAAATATAATCCAAATTTAATTGAAAAATCATTATATAAACATTGGGAAAAAAATAAATGTTTTAATTTTTCTTTAAAGAAATCTTTTAAAAAATCTTTTTGTATTATTATGCCTCCTCCAAATATTACTGGAAAATTACATATTGGTCATGCATTACAGCAAACTATTATGGATATTTTAATTCGATTTTATCGTATGAAAGGAAGAAATACTTTATTTCAAGTTGGAACTGATCATGCTGGAATTGCTACACAATTATTAATTGAAAAAAAAATTTTAAAAAAATATAAAATTTTAAAAACAAAAAATAATAAAAAATTTTTTCTAAAAAAAACTTGGAAATGGGTAAAAAAATATAAAAAAAAGATTTTTGATCAAATAAAACGTTTAGGAAATTCAATAGATTGGAATCGTGAAAAATTTACTTTAGATCCTGATATTTCTAGAGGAGTAAAAAAAGCATTTATAATTTTATATAAAAAAGGATTAATTTATAAAAAAAAAAAAATAGTAAATTGGGATATGAATTTAAAAACTGTTATTTCAGATTTAGAGGTTATAAATAAAAATATTTGTATTAAAATGTGGTATATAAAATATTTTTTTGAAAATAAAAATATATTTTTTAACAAAAAAAATTATATTTTAATAGCTACTACTCGTCCTGAAACTATATTTGGAGATTCTGCAATTGCAGTTCATCCTAATGATAAAAGATATAAAAAATATATTGGAATGAAAGTAATAATTCCTATTATTAAGAGAAAAATACCAATTATTTGTGATTATGAAATAGAAATAAAAAAAGGAACAGGGTGTGTAAAAATTACTCCTGCTCATGATTTTTTAGATTACAAAATTGGAGAAAGAAATTTTCTTCCAATTATTAAAGTTTTTTCTTTTGATGGAAAAATTAAAAAAAAAGTGTCTGTATATAATTTTAAAGGAAAAAAATTAAAATTATTCAAAAATTTTATTCCAAAAAAATTCCATTTTTTAGATCGTTTTTTAGCTAGAGAAAAAATTTTAAAGTATCTTTTTAAAAAAAAATTAATTGTTAAAATAAAAAAATTAGATTCATCTGTTCCATTTGGTGAAAGAAGTAATACTATTATTGAACCAATGTTAACTAATCAATGGTTTTTAAAAACTTCTATTTTATCAAAAAAAGCAATTTTAGCTGTAAAAAATAAAGAAATTAAATTTTTTCCAAAAAAATATAAAAATATGTATTTATCTTGGATGAAAAATTTAGAAGATTGGTGTATTTCTAGGCAATTATGGTGGGGACATACAATTCCAATATGGTATGATAAAAATAAAAATGTTTATGTGGGAAAAAATGAAAATTATATAAGAAAAAAATATTTTTTAAAAAAATCTTTTGTTTTAAAAAAAGAAAAAGATGTTTTAGATACATGGTTTTCTTCTAGTTTATGGACATTTTTAACTTTAGGTTGGCCGAAAAAAACTAATGAATTAAAAAATTTTCATCCAACTAATGTAATTATTAGTGGTTTTGACATAATTTTTTTTTGGATTGCTAAAATGATTATGTTAACAATGAATATTATTAAAGATAAAAAAAAAAAATCGCAGATTCCATTTAAAAAAGTTTATATTACTGGTTTAATTCGTGATGATCAAGGAAGAAAAATGTCTAAATCTAAAAATAACGTTATTGATCCTATAGATTTAATCGATGGAATTAGTTTAAAAAAAATAATTTATAAGAGAACTAAAGAAATTAAAGATATTCATACAATTAATTTATTAAAAAAAAATTTAAAAAAAAATTTTCCAAATGGAATACAAGCTTTTGGTGCGGATTCATTAAGATTTACATGTATCGCTCTTTCTACAAATACGAGAACTATTGTTTGGGATATGAATCGTTTAAAAGGTTATAGAAATTTTTGTAATAAATTATGGAATGCAAGTTATTTTGTAATGAAAAATACTTTTGAGATTAAATTTTTAAAAAAATCAATTAAAATGAATTTATCTTTATTAGATAAATGGATTTTTTCTGAAT is a window encoding:
- a CDS encoding leucyl aminopeptidase; protein product: MKVIPYLKNTKIFNNNCIFFGIYEDENILELFKEININNEENIKKVFEINNWKDNFGKFITLYNFFNFSYDRIVFINLGLKKKKKINFVKIFKKIFIFSKENNVKNIYINISNSVLFLNNLYWNIRNLIDSFYNVYYNFNVYKKEIKKNLKKIFIKIKNKKDFYLFNKSVKHSLSISKSIKLTKNISNLPPNICNPKYLIKCAKKLSKKYSNFIKIDIINEKYMKKLNMNAFLSVSKGSKNKSYIAIMHYKNPNYILNNQPFILIGKGVTFDSGGISIKPSYLMDEMKYDMCGASSVIGIIDSISSLNLPLNVIGILASCENMPDGNSFRPGDVIKTMSGKTVEILNTDAEGRLILCDILTYVERFKPKVVIDIATLTGSCVSTLGNAASGLFSNNKILLKEIINASKNIDDKVWSLPNFKVYKKSLKSNFADLSNIGGKNSGASTASYFLSYFAKKYKWAHLDIAGTAWNNGNKKGSTGKPVKLLLQYFLNFIKKNK
- a CDS encoding valine--tRNA ligase codes for the protein MKKKYNPNLIEKSLYKHWEKNKCFNFSLKKSFKKSFCIIMPPPNITGKLHIGHALQQTIMDILIRFYRMKGRNTLFQVGTDHAGIATQLLIEKKILKKYKILKTKNNKKFFLKKTWKWVKKYKKKIFDQIKRLGNSIDWNREKFTLDPDISRGVKKAFIILYKKGLIYKKKKIVNWDMNLKTVISDLEVINKNICIKMWYIKYFFENKNIFFNKKNYILIATTRPETIFGDSAIAVHPNDKRYKKYIGMKVIIPIIKRKIPIICDYEIEIKKGTGCVKITPAHDFLDYKIGERNFLPIIKVFSFDGKIKKKVSVYNFKGKKLKLFKNFIPKKFHFLDRFLAREKILKYLFKKKLIVKIKKLDSSVPFGERSNTIIEPMLTNQWFLKTSILSKKAILAVKNKEIKFFPKKYKNMYLSWMKNLEDWCISRQLWWGHTIPIWYDKNKNVYVGKNENYIRKKYFLKKSFVLKKEKDVLDTWFSSSLWTFLTLGWPKKTNELKNFHPTNVIISGFDIIFFWIAKMIMLTMNIIKDKKKKSQIPFKKVYITGLIRDDQGRKMSKSKNNVIDPIDLIDGISLKKIIYKRTKEIKDIHTINLLKKNLKKNFPNGIQAFGADSLRFTCIALSTNTRTIVWDMNRLKGYRNFCNKLWNASYFVMKNTFEIKFLKKSIKMNLSLLDKWIFSELNLLIKNYIYYIKNYRFDIIANLLYDFFWNKFCDWYLEITKNIIKNGTLKEIKNTKINLFIILKILLKLFHPILPFITDYIWKKVIVKNKNPKFISLIKKNFPKFKKKYIDKESTKNMLVIQKIFSEIRSIRFLLKIKYNKIITIILKNGNKRVLFIIKKYNNFLKKIMYLKNIKIYSNLDSNLLKTSIVRSINNFQLYIPIKKIINKKLELKNLIKKFKIIKKKYEIVKIRVSNNNFLNFAPNKVIKKEKEKLKVLKIKLKNLKNYKKILLSL
- a CDS encoding DEAD/DEAH box helicase; this translates as MTVIKNKFSDFGLNSSILKVLNEIGYKIPSPIQDKCIPYLLKGYDVLGTAQTGSGKTAAFSLPLLNKIKISLRSPQVLVLTPTRELAIQVSEAFSLFSKYIFSVKVLPLYGGQRYDLQLKALRKGPQIVVGTPGRLLDHLKRRTLNFSKLKYLILDEADEMLRMGFIDDVETILSKIPKLRQTALFSATMPEVIKRISRRFMKNPKEIRINSSITNRPNINQNYWLVHGKKTDALIRFLETENFSATIIFVRTKNSTVEVSEVLEKNGYNSAALNGDMNQSLREKTLDRLKNGKLDILIATDVAARGLDVDRISFVINYDVPMDAESYVHRIGRTGRAGREGKALMFVEYKEIRLLKNIERMVKQSIKEVLLPNVELLSKYRLESFSKKVKKELNSPDLKKYQLLLKKINLEHSVSLEDLSAALLKMAQGERVLILKKDKKVINVRERFILNNKKRNVSFRKKNTFINSRKENNMKVYKLELGRLDKIEVRHIVGAIANEGKISNKDIGNVKIFSSYSTIELPKKFIKKGMLDNFKKTKIFNKFINLKEINKFNFSNNFKFIKKKSRSNFNKKNFNSTVNRNFYIKNSRKNKSRSNYFNIRSKNK
- a CDS encoding Rid family detoxifying hydrolase; this encodes MKIYSKNAPNPIGPYSQAIKKNGFLMISGQIPIHPILNTIPKKISNQTNLILKNIEIILKKAKFKIKDIIKTTIFTTNLNKINNINYEYEKFFINKKIFIFPARSCVEVSKLPKNVKIEIEAIAYKKK
- the argF gene encoding ornithine carbamoyltransferase; translation: MTPFYLRNFLRLCDFNLKDISLLINNAKILKFKKLINKEKKLLKKKNIVLIFEKESTRTRCSFEVAAFDQGAKTTYLGNKNTHIGYKESIEDTAETLGKLYDGILYRGNSHKIIEKLAKYSKIPVWNGLTNYFHPTQIVSDLLTIQEIFYNKPIKKIKIAYIGDAKNNISNSLIEASNLFKFRLNLISNKKYLPKKKFFKKYNININKNKKNIFMTENIEIGIKNVDLIYTDVWISMGEKIEKQEQKINLLKNYQVNEEILKLTNNPFIKVFHCLPALHNKKTTFGKKIIKKFNLKNGVEITNKVFKINKKIIFQQSENRLHIVKSLLINTLLKNFSI